A stretch of Balearica regulorum gibbericeps isolate bBalReg1 chromosome 28, bBalReg1.pri, whole genome shotgun sequence DNA encodes these proteins:
- the CTSK gene encoding cathepsin K, whose translation MLGMWWPTLLALLVPAVVAQPHLERELDAQWNLWKKTYGKQYNGEADEVARRLIWEKNLKYINSHNLEHALGVHTFELAMNHLGDMTSEEVARTMTGLKVPHGRPRHNETLYVPDWTERVPAAVDWRKKGYVTPVKNQGQCGSCWAFSSVGALEGQLKRKTGKLLSLSPQNLVDCVTNNDGCGGGYMTNAFEYVRQNRGIDSEDAYPYVGQDESCMYNPRGKAAKCRGYREIPEGNEKALKRAVARIGPVSVGIDASLPSFQFYSRGVYYDESCNAENINHAMLAVGYGTQKGTKYWIIKNSWGEEWGNKGYVLLARNMNNACGIANLASFPKM comes from the exons ATGCTGGG GATGTGGTGGCCCACGCTGCTGGCCCTGCTGGTCCCCGCGGTGGTGGCCCAGCCACACCTCGAGCGGGAGCTGGACGCCCAGTGGAACCTATGGAAGAAAACCTACGGCAAGCAGTACAACGGCGAG GCGGACGAGGTGGCACGGAGGCTGATCTGGGAGAAGAACCTCAAGTACATCAACAGCCACAACCTGGAGCACGCACTGGGTGTCCACACCTTCGAGCTGGCCATGAACCACCTGGGTGACATG ACCAGCGAGGAGGTGGCAAGGACCATGACGGGCTTGAAGGTGCCCCACGGCCGCCCACGTCACAACGAGACGCTCTACGTCCCCGACTGGACTGAGAGAGTCCCGGCTGCCGTGgactggaggaagaaaggctaCGTGACGCCCGTTAAGAACCAG GGCCAGTGTGGCTCGTGCTGGGCTTTCAGCTCGGTGGGTGCGCTGGAGGGGCAGCTGAAGCGGAAGACGGGGAAGCTGCTGTCCCTCAGCCCCCAAAACCTGGTGGACTGTGTGACCAACAACGACGGCTGCGGTGGCGGCTACATGACCAACGCCTTCGAGTACGTCCGGCAGAACCGCGGCATCGACTCGGAGGACGCCTACCCCTACGTCGGCCAG GACGAGAGCTGCATGTACAACCCCAGAGGGAAGGCGGCCAAGTGCCGCGGCTACCGGGAAATCCCTGAAGGCAACGAGAAGGCTTTGAAGAGGGCCGTGGCCAGGATCGGACCCGTCTCCGTGGGCATCGACGCCAGCCTGCCCTCCTTCCAGTTCTACAGCCGcg GCGTGTACTACGATGAGAGCTGCAATGCTGAAAACATCAACCACGCAATGCTGGCGGTGGGCTACGGCACGCAGAAGGGCACCAAGTACTGGATCATCAAGAACAG CTGGGGCGAGGAGTGGGGCAACAAGGGCTACGTCCTCCTGGCGCGCAACATGAACAACGCCTGCGGCATCGCCAACCTCGCCAGCTTCCCCAAGATGTGA
- the CTSS gene encoding cathepsin S produces MKLLLASIAFLATLAVTLGHPDPALDWHWQLWKKTYGKEYRHKNEEGDRRVTWERNLRLVTLHNLEHSLGLHSYELGMNHLGDMTSEEVAALLTGLNVVPRPNRTSTYRPQPGSKVPDAVDWREKGCVTDVKNQGACGSCWAFSAVGALEAQVKLKTGKLVSLSAQNLVDCSMMYGNKGCSGGFMTQAFQYIIDNQGIDSDASYPYTAQNGTCQYNASTRAATCSKYVELPYADEAALKDAVANIGPVSVAIDATQPTFFLYRSGVYDDPRCTQEVNHAVVVVGYGTLNDKDYWLVKNSWGVRFGDEGYILMSRNHANHCGIASYASYPLI; encoded by the exons atgaagctgctgctggcttccATCGCCTTCCTGGCCACGCTTGCGGTGACGTTGGGACACCCCGACCCCGCGCTGGATTGGCACTGGCAGCTCTGGAAGAAAACCTACGGCAAGGAGTACCGCCACAAG AATGAGGAAGGGGACCGGCGCGTGACATGGGAGAGGAACCTGCGACTGGTGACGCTGCATAATCTGGAGCACTCCCTGGGGCTGCACTCCTACGAGCTGGGCATGAACCATCTGGGAGACATG ACCAGCGAGGAAGTGGCGGCTTTGTTAACCGGGCTGAACGTGGTCCCTCGGCCAAACCGAACCTCCACGTACCGACCACAACCTGGCAGCAAAGTCCCGGACGCGGTGGACTGGAGGGAGAAAGGATGCGTCACGGATGTGAAGAATCAG GGCGCTTGTGGGTCGTGCTGGGCCTTCAGTGCCGTGGGAGCCCTCGAAGCCCAGGTGAAGCTGAAGACGGGGAAGCTGGTGTCCCTGAGTGCCCAGAACCTTGTTGACTGCTCCATGATGTACGGGAACAAAGGCTGCAGTGGAGGTTTCATGACCCAAGCTTTCCAGTACATCATCGACAACCAAGGGATTGACTCGGATGCTTCCTACCCCTACACAGCTCAG AATGGGACATGTCAATACAACGCTTCCACACGAGCCGCCACTTGCTCCAAGTACGTTGAGCTCCCATATGCCGATGAAGCAGCCCTAAAAGACGCTGTAGCCAACATCGGACCAGTGTCTGTCGCTATTGACGCCACCCAGCCCACCTTCTTCTTGTACAGGTCAG GTGTGTACGATGACCCCCGGTGCACACAGGAGGTGAATCACGCAGTAGTCGTGGTCGGCTATGGCACCCTAAATGATAAGGATTACTGGCTTGTGAAAAACAG TTGGGGCGTGCGTTTTGGTGACGAGGGCTATATCCTCATGTCAAGAAACCATGCGAACCATTGCGGGATCGCCAGTTATGCCTCTTATCCACTAATATAG